The sequence GAATCCATTGGTTGCCGAAGGAAGATTTGTTTCGGTTTGTCTTAAATGACAACTTTACCAGTTTACGAGCCACTAAGCGAAACATATTAtcagtttcggctcgtcttttcGATCCTCTTGGTTTACTTGCCCCACTAGTTACCAAAGCAAAAATCTTATTGCAAGAGCTTTGGCTGCAAAAACTAGATtgggatgagtcgattccattgcACCTCGACACCAGCtgggaaaatttcaaagccaatctACTGCAGCTACCATCAATAAGCATTCCTCGGTTTGTACACACCGAGTCGAGTGCAagctgccaaattcatggctttgCCGACGCCTCAATACGAGCGTATGGCTgctgcatatacatacgtagccATTCGGCTGGTGGAACGAAATGTACGCTGCTTACTGCAAAGTCTAGAGTGGCTCCGctgaagactaaatctcttccgcgtCTAGAGCTCTCGGCAGCCCACTTGCTGGCCAAATTATGGTCACGAATAGCGCCAATGTTGAGTCggccaattgaaaatataaacttctggacagactccgaaattgttttgcattggATCAAAACGCATCCATCTGTACTACAGACCTTTGTTGCAAACAGAGTGTCCGAAATCCAAGAGTTGACGGATAAAGCTACTTGGCGACATGTGCCAACTAAGCAAAATCCCgcggatcaagtgtctcggggttgtaacgtggacgaattgaATAATTCTATCTGGTTTAGCGGTCCACAGTTCCTCCTAGAAGACCCTGCGTTATGGCCAACAAACACCCACTTCCAGCTCTCTCCAGGAGACGAAGCATTAGAGAAGAAACGGAACGCAACAGTTTTAGTTGTTCAAGCAAATGAATCGCATCCAATTATGGAACTCACCAAAAGAGTATCTTCTCATCAAAAACTGCTTCGTATTGTCGCTTACATATTAAGATGGATAAAACGCATTAGAAACCCATCTGCGACATTCACACAAATGCTGACGGCTGAggatattaaattaagtttccTCAAAGTCATTCAGGTGGTTCAACATGTTGAATATGGTGAAGAAATTATGAAACTCACCAAAGGTACCACCCTACCCTCAAGTTTGCAAAAACTTAATCCATTTTTGCACAACTACTCGGAATTGTCGCTGTCGTTTAATTTACTCCGAGTAGGAGGCCGCCTATTAAATGCGCCTCTCCCATATGATGCCAAGTTCCCACTGCTCTTAAGCAAGAACTCGCACTTCGTTACCACATACTTACGGTACCTACATTTTCGAAATCACCATGCTGGAGCAAAGGCATTGGTAGCGCTTCTCCGAGACCGCATTTGGCTGGTCAATGCTCGAGAAGCTTGTAGTCGTACCGTTCGAAACTGCACACACTGCTTTCATTATAAGCCGAAGCTGCAATCCCAAATAATGGGAAATTTGCCTGTCGATAGGCTTCGTGCACTACGACCCTTTCTAATATGTGGAGTAGATTTTTGTGGTCCCGTATATACTACATTGAAAATACGTGGTAGACCCCCAGTAAAAACATATATCGCAGTGCTCGTTTGTTTCACTTCAAAGGCAGTACATTTAGAACTAGTAACAGACTTGTcttctaattgttttattttcgccctAAAAAGGTTCATTGGACGCCGAGGAATGCCGCGGAAAATATACAGCGACAACGCCACCAACTTCGTCGGCGCCGATCGCAAGCTTCGCGAGCTGAGGGATGCTTTCGAGGCCCAACAACCGGAAGTACAGAAATACGCAACGGACGAAGGATTCACCTTCGCCTTTATACCACCCAGGGCACCGCACTTCGGCGGGTTATGGGAGGCGGCAGTGAAGTCCGCCAAACACCTTCTCGTGCGCGCAATCGGCAACGCGCTGCTCACCGCCGAAGAACTACAGACGCTGCTCGTCGAGGTCGAGGCCGTACTCAACTCGCGACCCCTGGTACCACTGAGTCAGGACCCGAACGATGGAGAGGCCCTAACACCAGCGCACCTATTAGTTGGGTGCCCCCCTCGAGCGCTGCCACCAGCCCAAGTATCGATGGACCCAATGCGTTGCTGCGACAGATGGCAACTTGTCTGTTGTCTCAAGCAACAGTTTTGGCGACTGTGGTCCAGGAACTACCTGTTGGGCCTTCAACAGAGGAACAAGTGGTTGCATCCGAAACGCAACCTCGAGCTGAACGACCTCGTCCTGGTTCAGGAAGACAACACACCACCGCAGCAATGGGTGCTCGGCCGCGTCGCCGCAATCGTAACAGGGCAAGACGGCAAAGTCCGCGTAGCAGACGTGGCAACCAAAGCGGGCGTAATTAAACGCCCCGTTCACAAGCTCGCCGTACTGCCATCAGACGTTGAAGGACCATGAGCCTTTCAAGGTGGCCGgtgttacgccaaatggcttagaattttaatttttatatatttaattcaattttaatcattattataataatttgttaaattccataatttctcataacgtttcaatattaagcttactgttttctaaaatactgttcaattttcgtatatgaatttaaaaatatcactatatatgtataaacacctatattacataaacgtaacagagcaatacatatttactgtaattacataaatttgaactcaatccgttaggctaagacactataaaaactcgaatttagaaataaataaatcacttgtgaagttaccaccgaacgcgctcgcattttatttaacaggCAATTGTTGTGTTCGCGCATCCTTCCcacgtaaaataatttctcttaaaaacgcttaagaattttcaatttccttttGATTTCTGAGAGAGTGGCAtacaatttgttgaattttgacCTATAGTGGTCTCTACAGTGTATTGTATTTATgtctttggttttttatttttgtgagggCAGAAAGCACAAAGTTTTGAACCGAATGATGAGATAGAGACCACCGTTAAAACAATTTAACTTGCACTATTCCCAAGTGTTATATGAGATGGAATTAACTCCTGAAAATGTTCGTGCAATGACTTATTACGATTTTCGGCGCAATAGTAGTGCCTTGATTAATTTACTTCTATTTATGGCGCTGAAGTACCACAATTAATCACTGTGAAACTCTGGTACAACGAGTTCCAAAATGGCAATCGATccttgcaggatgaatttcgGTTGTCGTGCCAGAAACATTCGATGTTGTGCGTTAATTGATAACGCAAGATTGT comes from Anastrepha ludens isolate Willacy chromosome 3, idAnaLude1.1, whole genome shotgun sequence and encodes:
- the LOC128858775 gene encoding uncharacterized protein LOC128858775, producing MPRKIYSDNATNFVGADRKLRELRDAFEAQQPEVQKYATDEGFTFAFIPPRAPHFGGLWEAAVKSAKHLLVRAIGNALLTAEELQTLLVEVEAVLNSRPLVPLSQDPNDGEALTPAHLLVGCPPRALPPAQVSMDPMRCCDRWQLVCCLKQQFWRLWSRNYLLGLQQRNKWLHPKRNLELNDLVLVQEDNTPPQQWVLGRVAAIVTGQDGKVRVADVATKAGVIKRPVHKLAVLPSDVEGP